Within the Musa acuminata AAA Group cultivar baxijiao chromosome BXJ2-9, Cavendish_Baxijiao_AAA, whole genome shotgun sequence genome, the region tttgaagctGTATCTTGTTTTGGGTAATGTTTTTGCACGAACAGGAAGTGATGTCAATTTGATTAACGACGGTGGACGCACTGCCCTTCATTATGCTGCTAGTAAGGGATGGTTAAAAGTAGCTGAAGTTCTAATATCCCATGGTGCAAAGATAAATAAGAAAGACAAGGTCTATACTGTTTTGCACAACTATGTCTCACAATTTTTCTTCCAGTTATTTCTTCTTCATGCTAAGTTTTTTTCTCTTGTTTATGCACATTTCTGCTGTTGATGTTTTAAAGTGCATTTAATTCAGGTTGGTTGTACCCCACTGCATAGGGCGGCAAGTACAGGAAAGTCAGAGTTGTGTGAGCTGTTGATTGAGGAAGGAGCAGATGTTGATGTTGTTGATAAAGCAGGCCAAACACCTCTTATGCATGCAGTGATATGCCAGAACCAACAGGTCACTGAAATTAGAACTCAACCAtgctatttttccttttattaatttaattggcCATTACAAAGTGTCAAATTAGAGTACCCTTAAGAGTGGCTTTATCTTATTTAAGTTAGCAATATCTTTTGCTTCTCATCAATCAGAAGTTGTGCTTGATCCCTCATGTAATCCACATTACTGAAGTGGATGAAGTTCCTAAGTAATGTGTTGCCCCATTTTCTCCCTCTGTGACCTTGAACCTTAGTGGACCTGTAAAAATTTATGAAGATAACATGAACCAGAACCAATAGAGCAAgtattttagaattttttacCTCTCAAATGCATTCTCTTTGGTGTATGTACTGTGTTTTTGCACACAGCAGAGTGTGGATGTGAATTTGGCTGAGCATGTATTTTAGATGCGTTCACTATGTACTAGTCAAGATGTTTGAATTGTAGGATCGAACATAATAAAAATTGTATATACTCTAGAATAAACTAGTAATCGACATAAGCCATGTATCGACATATGGAGAACAACATAGATGCTTAAAGAACATAAAGGAATGTAATAACATATAATACTCTAAATTCGAAAACTATAATCAATTAGATACAATCATAACAAAGAGAAACTCATCATTCTCATATGATTAAACTGGCTTAATATAGAGTGGAATCAATTAAATAGTGAAAGATACATAAAGTATTAGAATCTGGAACCATAAATTTTTTTAGCGGTAAGGAATCATTTCATGTTTATTTCAAGCCATATGCCTAACCAAACAATTTTGCAGTGTTACGGGTGAGTTCTCTGCCAATGAGAAGAGAGGGTCAAGTGGAGAACTTACATATACCTATGCACATTGTGTGTCCTTGTGTGTGCATCTCTCCACTTACGTGGGTCTTGTGCCTCTCCATCGTCAATATAATTCGCTGCTGTGATGTTCATTATAGCCCTTTCCTCCACCCATGTACAAGTGCTAATATGTAGAAATGGTAGCACATATAAAGATCATGTTTTTGCCAAGCATTATTTAACACTCTGAATGGTAGAATCCCTGTGGCTTTAATGAATCCAATCAGTATGCTTACATGAGCTCACGTGGTTATGAGCCTTATTGCTTTGAATAGGTTGCTCTTCTTTTGATAAGGCATGGTGCGGACCTCGATGTGGAAGACAAGGAAGGATATACCGCGTTAGGCAGAGCATCAGATGACTTCAGACGGATACTGATTGATGCTGCCAAGGCAATGCTTGAAGGTTAGATGACAGAGATACAGTCTCTAGAACTGAGCTTCCTCCAGTAGATCACAATCAAGTGCTTCAAGAAGTATGGCTAATCAGAGGACTCTAGAGATGGATGGATAGTGAGACCGGCATTCAGTTTGTATTCGGCATGCATGTGCTGTGTTAAGAATCTGAAACAAGTTCAGCATGCTGTTCTCAGCAGTAATGAAACTTAGAACTGCAGTAGTCTTAACGGTGGTTCGACTCGTCTGCTTGCCTTTTATGTGTATCTTGCAGAGAAGCAATGGTATTTCGAAGTATAGACTTTCCGAGACTTCTTATTCTACTGATTTGTTGGATTGTTTTAGGGATTTTACATAAATACACGATGGCATATGTGATTCTGACTAAAAGACCAGCTGATTATGATATTGTTCTCTACTCACGTTTACTTATTTTGATGAAGTCAGTCGGATTGAGATTGTCAACCCATGCACACTCCGTTTTTCTTCCTCTGAAGGTAAACGTACTTTTTGAATACTTTGAAATGATTGATATGTAAATATTTTGTAATATATATCTTGTGGAATGTGGAGTCATTTGTGGAACATGAGACAACATTGTTTCTGTTCTGGTGGAATCTCATGGCCTGTGATGTCTCTGGAGACTTTGACTAGTTAGTGACCCTTTAGGACACAATCATAGTGGCCTACCTATCCAAAGCCCAATAGACAAAGCCGAGAAATCTTAACCTATTTACCGCCACCGACACATCTCCAAGTGGGGGGACAAGTGGGTCCAAACATTTACTCTTTTTTCCACCTTTGATTTAAGAGGGCAAGCTTTTCATATAAATCTTTCGatcaataaattataatatattatttagtgATTGGCTTTAAATTTTGATTTACCATTTTTCTCAAAATTTTAAGATGGATTTGGTAAGAAAAGGACTTCTAAACAAGCAAATTAAACACTTAATGAAGCATAATCCAAGTTAATTGTGGGAGCCTAAGAGTTCTTGCGACATAGAAGTGCGACGTAAATAGCTCTCACCGAAAAATATTGGACCCTCGTCGTCCTTTCAGGAATTATCCCACGAATTAGAGGAGAAAGATCGGTGAGTACGTGGTCGCGCAATGGACAGACGTCTAAGTCGTGTCCTGAGTCGTATGTGTTGCTCCTAAGATCCTTCACCTGTGTGTGCCCTGTTCGGACATAGGCGCTACCAGCACACACCAGGCTGGCCTCCACGTGCTGTCGCTTTCcgtgttcttcttctttccaaCCCAAAAGATTACtggaagcgagagagagagagagaaaatgatCCCAGCAAACAAACCAGAGAAGAAGCTACAACACATCGCACACAAACTCTCACACAAATCTCAAAGTGACGCACGGAATCACCAAATACATAGGAACGagatgaagaagaggaggaaaacaaatcaagaaatgcttgtctttttttgttctttgaaCACTGATCAGAGCACCCGGAGAAGAGCGGCGGCGAGCAGAGTGGCGGCGAGAGCGGCAGTGGAGGTGAGCGCCCTGggcggggcggcggcggcggaggcggaggactTCTTCTTGGCGGAGAGCGGGGCGGAGGGGGAAGTGAGGGGCTCGACCAGGATGGACAGCTTCATCCCCTCGTAGCAGTAGCCGTAGCTGCAGATGAAGTAGTAGCGGCCGGTGTGGTTGAGCTCGAACGCGTAGTTCCGCCCCTTGctgtagttggagatggggttggaGGCGTCGCACTTGTCGTACGCGTCCTCGTCCACCCGCACCACGTCCGCCGTCCGCGGCTGGTAGTAGAACACTGCGCTCACAGGCCATGCATAAGGATCTCACAACGACAGCGGAAGCGAGGACTGTAGGAGAGTCCAGAGATCAGAGAAGAAGAGCGAAGACATATTAGGTACCGAGCCAGTCGCCGACGTGAAAGGGGCGGTGCTTCTTCTCCCAGATGGTGTAGTTGACGCCCGGAATCCACCCCTTCTCGTCTCCCACCGAGAACCTGTTAAATGCCGAAGCGCAGCTCAGGTGGTACGAAACGCAGACCAAGACGAGAAGCAAGGCTTTGcccatcgctctctctctctctctctctctctctctcgtccccTTCAGAACCAACAAGGAGCAACGACGAAGTTAGAGGAGAGTGCACGGGACTGTCTCCCTCTGTGTCCGCTCGCCTTTAATGCTCTCACTCTCGCTCAAAAGACTCTTCGGCTCTCTCGCTGTTCTCTCTCGTCTTTTGAGGAGGGTTACAAGGGATGGATAGTAACAGGTAAAAGAAGGGAGACTGTAGCATGCCACATGGGATGGCAGGCGCTGCTTTATATGGGCGATAGAAGAGTCACATGAGAAGATGCTGCCTTTTGTCTTCGTAGACAACTGAAGCAGTAAATTTGCTGTCGATCCAACAGGTGGCGTTtttatttatctaaaattatatttgtttttaactttaatacttttaatatttatatattttatattaaacatACTATCAGTATATTTACTCTCTGAGTTCGATCGGAtttctataattttaaaaattatattaagatatttatatttacaaaagtaaaatatattttaaaattttaattctaCAAATTTACTTTTTTAATcctatataaaaaatttaatgtttcaTTCTCGTAAATATAAAgagttttaatatatattttttaaaatcaatcaACTTGGAATTATACGAATCATAAAGAAAACACTGATTTGAAAGACGAAACGAGTGAGAAACAGTTGGAGCTAAATATGTATCTTTGAGTGGGGCCAATCCGATTGATTCTATCATGCCGACGGAAAACCGAAGAAGTAAAGCTGCAACTCGAGCTGAGTTGTACATTTCAGCAGCAATCATGGCGGCCCACACGATCGCTTCTCACGGCAATTCTCATCACCCCATCATGCTCCTAAATCAAATGCATCCAACTGACAACGCAGATCTCTCCATGATTGATTGCATGTTTTCTCTGTAAATATATCTTAATTCTAAAATACATTATACCGTATATCTAATTTGTGACGTCATATATGGCATACGATTCTCGTATATTAGACTACAATCAAAATAAGGTGAAGGATTATATTGGGAAAAATCACCCATTATTTGTGTACATATTGCTGGACTACAAGAACTGAAAACGAGGTGTTGGCAAACTCCGACGAGGCCAAGATGTCCCCCACCACTCCCAGCTCCGGTGACTCGCTCCAGTCATCCATTCCTTCGCTGAGCAACGAGTTCCAGGCCTGCCGCCGGCCCACGATCACGAGGTCGTAGTCCTTCTCGAAGTACTTGATGACCGCGACTGCCTCCTCGAC harbors:
- the LOC135624053 gene encoding mavicyanin-like encodes the protein MGKALLLVLVCVSYHLSCASAFNRFSVGDEKGWIPGVNYTIWEKKHRPFHVGDWLVFYYQPRTADVVRVDEDAYDKCDASNPISNYSKGRNYAFELNHTGRYYFICSYGYCYEGMKLSILVEPLTSPSAPLSAKKKSSASAAAAPPRALTSTAALAATLLAAALLRVL
- the LOC135582643 gene encoding uncharacterized protein LOC135582643 isoform X1, yielding MAMEIDLPKPELLFRAAEDGDASLFASLSREALDRARSLRNEDGRSLLHVAASFGRSEVVDVISVADPSINGVNSKDEEGWAPIHSAASIGNAEIVEILLSRGSDVNLINDGGRTALHYAASKGWLKVAEVLISHGAKINKKDKVGCTPLHRAASTGKSELCELLIEEGADVDVVDKAGQTPLMHAVICQNQQVALLLIRHGADLDVEDKEGYTALGRASDDFRRILIDAAKAMLEG
- the LOC135582643 gene encoding uncharacterized protein LOC135582643 isoform X2, translated to MAMEIDLPKPELLFRAAEDGDASLFASLSREALDRARSLRNEDGRSLLHVAASFGRSEVVDVISVADPSINGVNSKDEEGWAPIHSAASIGNAEIVEILLSRGSDVNLINDGGRTALHYAASKGWLKVAEVLISHGAKINKKDKVGCTPLHRAASTGKSELCELLIEEGADVDVVDKAGQTPLMHAVICQNQQAWCGPRCGRQGRIYRVRQSIR